A region from the bacterium genome encodes:
- a CDS encoding protein kinase translates to MENTVRVLLAEQESEILSLLSLSLMEIKECELEICSLMNDLLKRVVETKPGLVLLNAARETEYVLSILQKIHESDPGIYVIVSLPEKFQHSTDSLMIAGAHDCVVKDRKYVPSIVSAVKKALIRIAEREAFEVPVLARAQRFAMDENLPDVIFSLDLSGKILYANHAVSSLLAYEQKEIVGRSFSNILAGESERHAFHEYLSAIDQNISLREVLMLKDRNGREKNFEINFTLMEGEIIYGVARRRTSIRAQEEEEVEEEVPVEAIPARLGPYRIVTLLGAGAMGRVYKGFDEQLERFVAIKVISKSLAENERYVERFRREAKILASISHPNIALIYYFASLEGLPYFCMEFLPNGSLESLLQANKAIDPLVALSYVIQVASGLREALSKGVLHMDIKPSNLMLAEDGRLKVVDFGLAQTSRDMSELEKNIVGTPVYIAPEQIMGGVADFRMDIYSLGITFFEMLYGFVPFSGPTVSDIFHTKLRGALPSRSELNQSVPAKLYDIVIRMIERDPLQRINSYSELLEELESVRRIGVQVEAIPEIEKPETSTVTMRGLLYDHPLPEVLGQIAQQQLNGKLTINWGQLFKQLHFKEGKLVALLSNQEGEDFIDLVISRLPAEAKMMRKLQISKSSDLYHGYSTVVEKLPADLRARLSEDLLAHAEKIIQNLFTWMTGEFIFESGDFPGQLDLEISLHDTITNGVRKWLDYEFIRKKLFEGNCLIRHDPEFIRHLRNLNLEPSDRFLLFRFEEEIDYGKLYEISGISQEEFGRLIYLFRCFGLIHLQRTAGETKQKKPVEVPAAGSSGDLCTYYTHCAVKSFEEKNYWSCVEYCRKALAHRQDASVYRLMGRALATHPPLRHEAVDAYKQALVLAPGNVGIERDLADLYFDLGDKVQAKSKYESILKLNPADQHAAKRLQEVNRQAAKGAN, encoded by the coding sequence GTGGAAAATACCGTACGGGTGCTTCTGGCCGAACAGGAAAGCGAAATCCTGTCGCTTTTATCTCTTTCCCTGATGGAAATTAAAGAATGCGAACTTGAGATTTGTTCGCTGATGAACGATCTCTTGAAGCGGGTCGTTGAAACAAAACCGGGTTTGGTTTTGCTGAATGCAGCCCGCGAGACGGAATATGTGTTATCGATCCTGCAAAAAATTCATGAAAGCGATCCTGGCATTTACGTGATTGTAAGTCTTCCTGAAAAATTCCAGCATTCCACTGATTCACTCATGATCGCCGGCGCTCATGACTGCGTGGTAAAGGACCGCAAATACGTTCCCAGTATTGTCAGCGCTGTGAAGAAGGCTTTGATTCGCATAGCCGAAAGAGAAGCTTTCGAAGTCCCGGTTTTAGCGCGAGCTCAGCGTTTTGCCATGGATGAGAATCTGCCGGACGTCATTTTTTCTCTGGATCTGAGTGGGAAGATCCTGTACGCAAATCACGCGGTTTCGTCACTGCTGGCTTATGAGCAAAAAGAAATCGTAGGCAGAAGTTTCTCGAACATACTTGCCGGCGAATCTGAGCGACACGCTTTTCATGAATATTTGAGCGCGATCGATCAAAATATCAGTCTTCGCGAAGTGTTGATGCTGAAAGACCGGAACGGCCGTGAAAAGAATTTTGAAATCAATTTCACTTTGATGGAAGGTGAAATCATTTACGGCGTGGCGCGAAGACGAACGTCAATCAGAGCACAAGAAGAGGAAGAAGTAGAGGAAGAAGTTCCTGTAGAAGCAATTCCCGCCAGGCTGGGACCTTACCGGATTGTTACTCTCCTTGGCGCCGGAGCCATGGGGAGAGTCTACAAGGGATTCGACGAACAGCTCGAAAGGTTTGTTGCGATCAAAGTGATCAGCAAATCGCTTGCAGAAAATGAAAGATACGTTGAACGTTTTAGACGCGAAGCAAAAATTCTTGCGAGCATTTCTCATCCCAACATTGCATTGATTTACTACTTTGCCAGTCTGGAGGGGCTCCCATACTTCTGCATGGAATTTCTGCCGAATGGTTCTCTGGAGAGCTTGCTTCAGGCAAACAAGGCGATCGACCCTCTGGTTGCACTTTCCTATGTCATTCAGGTTGCATCCGGCCTGCGGGAAGCTCTATCCAAGGGCGTTCTGCACATGGATATCAAACCTTCCAACCTGATGCTTGCGGAAGATGGGCGTTTGAAAGTCGTGGATTTTGGTCTTGCCCAGACAAGCAGAGATATGTCGGAGTTGGAGAAAAACATTGTAGGGACGCCGGTCTACATTGCGCCCGAACAGATTATGGGTGGCGTTGCGGATTTCCGGATGGATATCTATTCACTCGGGATCACTTTTTTTGAAATGCTTTACGGGTTCGTACCGTTTTCAGGCCCAACCGTTTCTGATATTTTCCATACGAAATTACGCGGAGCGCTTCCCTCCCGTTCCGAGCTGAATCAATCGGTGCCGGCAAAACTATACGACATTGTGATTCGAATGATAGAACGGGATCCGCTGCAGCGGATCAACAGTTACTCCGAGCTTCTAGAGGAGCTCGAATCTGTGCGCCGAATCGGAGTGCAAGTGGAAGCCATTCCTGAAATTGAAAAGCCGGAAACAAGCACGGTCACCATGAGGGGCCTCCTGTATGATCATCCACTGCCTGAAGTTCTTGGCCAGATTGCTCAACAGCAGCTGAACGGAAAACTCACGATTAATTGGGGACAGCTTTTCAAGCAGCTTCATTTTAAGGAGGGGAAGCTTGTGGCGCTCCTTTCGAACCAGGAAGGGGAGGATTTCATTGATCTCGTGATCTCGCGTCTGCCGGCCGAAGCAAAAATGATGCGCAAGCTTCAAATAAGCAAGTCCTCGGACTTATATCATGGGTATTCTACGGTCGTTGAGAAACTGCCTGCGGACCTGCGCGCAAGACTCTCCGAAGACTTGCTGGCTCACGCGGAAAAGATCATTCAAAACCTTTTTACCTGGATGACGGGGGAATTCATTTTTGAATCAGGCGATTTCCCGGGCCAATTAGATCTGGAGATCAGCTTGCACGATACGATAACAAACGGAGTGAGAAAATGGTTGGATTACGAATTTATTAGAAAAAAGTTGTTCGAAGGAAATTGTTTAATCCGTCATGATCCCGAGTTTATCCGACATCTTCGCAATTTGAATCTGGAGCCGTCCGATCGGTTTTTGTTGTTTCGTTTTGAGGAAGAAATCGATTACGGAAAGCTCTACGAAATTTCCGGCATTTCGCAGGAAGAATTTGGCCGACTGATTTATCTTTTCCGCTGTTTCGGGCTGATTCATTTACAGCGGACGGCCGGAGAGACTAAACAAAAGAAACCGGTGGAAGTTCCAGCGGCTGGATCTTCCGGAGACCTTTGCACCTATTACACCCATTGCGCGGTGAAGAGTTTTGAAGAAAAGAATTATTGGTCCTGTGTGGAATATTGCAGAAAAGCTCTGGCTCATCGTCAGGACGCGAGCGTGTATCGCTTGATGGGACGCGCTCTTGCAACTCATCCGCCGTTGCGTCACGAAGCGGTGGATGCCTATAAGCAGGCCCTGGTACTTGCTCCCGGCAATGTTGGAATCGAGCGCGATCTGGCTGATCTGTATTTCGATTTGGGTGATAAGGTTCAGGCAAAAAGCAAATATGAGTCCATTCTCAAATTGAATCCGGCCGATCAACACGCGGCAAAACGATTGCAGGAAGTTAACCGCCAAGCCGCCAAGGGCGCCAACTGA
- a CDS encoding MFS transporter, with product MNISQRLDNLPLSRVHWKIVTVCGLGWLFDAMDAGIIAFVLAVLMKQWKLSADQVGLIASIGLMGMFAGSLMSGVLADRVGRKYLFQATLLIFSIATGLCGLAAGFASLLVLRFLVGFGLGGELPVASTLVTEYSPAQHRGRLLVILESFWAFGWVAAAIISFLIIPRFEQGWKIAFFIGFLPAFYVFYLRRSIPESPRYLEAAGRHMEAREALRWLENQAQVPPVEITEETKRTAIQVRLSHLWQGKFVRRTLMLWILWFAMVYSYYGIFTWLPSLLVSGGHEVLKSFRYVLIITLAQIPGYFSAAFLVDRIGRKATLIPFLIGCAVAAFLFGKATSGTEIIFYGCLISFFNLGAWGVVYTYTPELYPTDMRGTGAGTAAAVGRIGGIVAPVIVGKTLAAGLGQQTVFAQFAAVVIAGAIAVALLGEETKRKSLEEI from the coding sequence ATGAATATTTCTCAACGGCTCGACAACCTTCCGCTTTCCCGCGTTCACTGGAAAATTGTAACTGTCTGCGGACTGGGATGGCTGTTCGACGCCATGGACGCAGGCATCATCGCGTTTGTTCTGGCCGTCCTGATGAAGCAATGGAAACTGTCCGCTGACCAGGTTGGGTTAATTGCTTCGATCGGGTTAATGGGAATGTTCGCCGGCTCATTGATGTCAGGAGTGCTGGCGGACCGTGTGGGACGGAAATATTTGTTTCAGGCAACGCTTCTGATCTTTAGCATTGCAACAGGCCTGTGTGGTCTCGCAGCCGGGTTTGCTTCGCTTCTGGTTTTGCGTTTCCTGGTCGGTTTCGGATTGGGCGGTGAATTGCCCGTTGCGAGCACTCTGGTTACTGAATACTCGCCGGCGCAACACCGCGGCCGGCTCCTGGTAATTCTCGAAAGCTTCTGGGCATTCGGATGGGTTGCCGCCGCCATCATTTCTTTTCTGATCATTCCGCGGTTTGAGCAAGGGTGGAAAATCGCATTTTTCATCGGCTTCCTTCCCGCTTTTTATGTGTTCTATTTGCGAAGAAGTATTCCTGAATCGCCACGCTATCTGGAAGCCGCCGGTCGTCATATGGAAGCCCGCGAAGCTCTTCGCTGGCTGGAAAATCAAGCGCAGGTGCCGCCGGTAGAAATTACAGAGGAAACAAAAAGAACCGCGATCCAGGTCCGGCTCTCGCATCTGTGGCAGGGGAAATTTGTCCGGCGTACTTTGATGCTCTGGATTTTATGGTTCGCCATGGTCTATTCCTACTATGGAATTTTTACCTGGCTGCCATCGCTTCTGGTTTCAGGCGGTCATGAAGTCCTGAAATCCTTTCGCTATGTTCTGATCATTACGCTCGCTCAGATCCCCGGATACTTTAGCGCAGCTTTTCTTGTGGACCGCATCGGAAGAAAAGCGACGCTGATTCCCTTTCTGATCGGCTGCGCAGTCGCTGCCTTTCTTTTCGGAAAAGCAACCTCAGGAACGGAAATTATTTTTTATGGATGCCTGATTTCTTTTTTCAATCTGGGAGCCTGGGGAGTTGTGTATACTTACACGCCTGAACTTTATCCTACAGACATGAGAGGAACCGGCGCAGGCACCGCTGCCGCAGTCGGCCGAATCGGGGGCATTGTGGCCCCCGTGATTGTTGGAAAAACCCTGGCAGCCGGTTTAGGGCAACAGACAGTCTTTGCTCAATTCGCTGCGGTTGTAATCGCCGGAGCGATTGCCGTGGCGCTACTGGGGGAAGAAACGAAACGCAAAAGCCTCGAAGAAATTTAA
- a CDS encoding glycosyltransferase family 4 protein → MKVLVATSDVPFVEGGHRVIVRALVKALQESGHEAELLTTPTNRFGRQFSAYLATRFTDVECTGGGEPVDQLISLRFPSYALKHPNHVCWLNHRMREYYDLWPGWSGALGWKGKIKETIRKKCIHAADRHFLKSNVKKVFAQSKNVQRQLLHWGNIPSEVLYPPPPSNGYYTEKYGDYIFSPARLTPLKRIPLLLESLKYADRGKVILAGEGSDKDQVLDWIKKNSMENRVQWLGHVPTDRLLQLYAGCRAVYYSPVNEDYGLVTMEAFRSRKPVITTTDSGGPAELVRDGVSGFVCEPRPEEIGRRITNLFEAEGSAEKLGTTGYEVWKHITWQETVARLIHRGS, encoded by the coding sequence GTGAAAGTACTCGTTGCAACGTCTGATGTGCCGTTCGTAGAAGGTGGCCATCGGGTGATCGTGCGGGCGCTTGTGAAGGCCCTCCAGGAATCGGGGCACGAAGCCGAACTGTTAACAACTCCGACAAACCGTTTTGGACGCCAGTTTTCCGCCTATCTGGCCACGCGCTTTACGGATGTAGAATGCACCGGTGGCGGAGAACCGGTGGATCAGTTGATCTCTTTGCGATTTCCTTCTTATGCTCTGAAACATCCCAATCACGTTTGCTGGCTCAATCACCGGATGCGCGAATACTATGACCTCTGGCCTGGTTGGTCCGGGGCCCTTGGCTGGAAAGGCAAGATCAAAGAAACAATCCGGAAAAAATGTATCCATGCCGCCGATCGTCACTTCTTAAAAAGCAACGTAAAAAAGGTTTTTGCGCAATCAAAAAACGTGCAGCGGCAGCTTCTCCACTGGGGAAACATACCCAGCGAAGTTCTGTATCCACCGCCGCCGTCAAACGGATACTACACAGAGAAATACGGTGATTACATTTTCTCCCCCGCAAGATTGACTCCTTTGAAACGGATTCCTCTCTTATTGGAATCGCTGAAATACGCAGATCGCGGGAAAGTAATTCTTGCCGGAGAGGGTTCCGATAAAGATCAGGTGCTGGATTGGATCAAGAAAAATTCCATGGAAAACCGTGTTCAGTGGCTGGGTCACGTTCCCACTGATCGCCTCCTTCAACTTTATGCAGGTTGCCGCGCCGTTTACTATTCTCCTGTGAACGAAGACTATGGTCTGGTCACGATGGAAGCTTTTCGCAGCAGAAAGCCTGTAATTACAACAACGGATAGTGGAGGGCCGGCAGAACTGGTGCGGGACGGAGTCAGCGGATTCGTTTGCGAACCCCGGCCGGAAGAGATTGGCCGCAGGATTACTAATCTATTCGAAGCAGAAGGGAGCGCGGAAAAGTTAGGCACCACCGGTTACGAAGTCTGGAAACACATCACCTGGCAGGAAACGGTGGCACGCCTGATTCATCGTGGATCGTAA